The proteins below come from a single Hyperolius riggenbachi isolate aHypRig1 chromosome 8, aHypRig1.pri, whole genome shotgun sequence genomic window:
- the SPOUT1 gene encoding putative methyltransferase C9orf114 homolog translates to MADKRPRLEQGSDKKIDWRKEKEKRKEERKKWREAKMLRKLEKAQLQKQQEEREAEEKEKKKTGNGRDYTVSVALPGSILDNAQSPELRTYLAGQIARACAIFCVDEIVIFDETGEGSKSVEGSFEGVGKKGQACVQLARILQYLECPQYLRKSFFPKHPDLQFAGLLNPLDSPHHVRIDEESAYREGVVLDRPSKPGKGSFVNCGMRKEVQINKQLQSGLRVTVQLHEDRPDHKVRKGIVVSPQHPRTESGIYWGYRVRLASCLSAVFTECPFKDGYDLTVGTSERGSSVESVTLPAFRHGLVIFGGLQGLEASVESDQNLDIEDPSVLFNHYINTCPGQGSRTIRTEEAILISLASLKPRIEAAARKAKES, encoded by the exons ATGGCGGATAAGAGaccccggctggagcag GGATCTGACAAGAAGATAGACTGGAGGAAGGAAAAAGAGAAAA GGAAAGAAGAACGTAAAAAATGGAGAGAGGCAAAAATGCTGAGGAAGCTGGAGAAAGCGCAGTTACAGAAACAACAGGAAGAGAGAGAAGCAgaggaaaaagagaagaaaaagacaGGAAAtg GCCGTGACTACACAGTCAGTGTGGCTTTACCAGGGTCCATCTTGGACAATGCCCAGTCCCCTGAATTACGGACATATTTGGCCGGACAGATTGCACGAGCCTGCGCCATCTTCTGTGTGGACGAGATTGTGATATTTGATGAGACAGGAGAAGGGTCAAA GAGTGTGGAGGGGAGTTTTGAAGGTGTGGGGAAGAAAGGACAGGCTTGTGTGCAGCTAGCGAGAATCCTGCAGTATCTGGAGTGTCCACA GTACCTAAGAAAATCTTTCTTCCCGAAACACCCCGACTTGCAGTTTGCAG GACTGCTGAACCCCTTGGACAGCCCTCACCATGTGAGAATAGATGAAGAGTCAGCGTACAGAGAGGGAGTCGTCTTAGATCGCCCCTCTAAGCCCGGAAAAGGCTCATTCGTTAACTGCGGCATGCGCAAG GAGGTGCAGATAAACAAGCAGCTGCAATCAGGACTCAGAGTGACAGTACAGCTACATGAAGACAGGCCAG ATCACAAAGTGCGGAAAGGGATTGTGGTTTCGCCACAGCACCCCAGGACAGAGAGCGGCATCTACTGGGGGTACAGGGTGAGGCTGGCGTCCTGCCTCA GTGCTGTTTTTACGGAATGTCCTTTTAAGGACGGGTATGACCTCACCGTCGGAACATCTGAGAGAGGAAGCAGTGTGGAAAGTGTTACTCTGCCAGCATTCAG GCATGGACTTGTGATCTTCGGAGGTCTTCAAGGTCTGGAAGCCAGCGTAGAAAGTGACCAGAACCTGGACATTGAGGATCCCAGCGTGCTGTTCAACCATTATATCAACACGTGCCCCGGGCAGGGCAGTCGCACCATCAGAACAGAG GAAGCCATATTGATCTCACTGGCCTCACTGAAGCCCAGAATAGAAGCAGCAGCCCGCAAAGCTAAAGAGAGCTGA